The region GCGCGAAAACGCGATGACGCTCCGCCCCACGCCTTCGATCACGACCGCGAATCCTTCGGCGGTAACGCTGTCCGGAACGGCCTGGGTGATTGCGCCATCGGGAAAATCTTCGCGGGCCATCTCACTCAAATCAGTGGCCTCGCCGAAAGCACTTCTGTCGGTCTCTTCGAAGAAAGCACTGGCCTGAGGTTTCGTACCACTGGTTTGGGAGTAGGCACTTTCGGGCCGGTTGGGCGCCAGGGCCTCGGCCAGCATCTTCATCTCCGCGCGCGTCTTGTCGTCGAGATTCTTCGCAGAGAGTGCGCGCTTGGCCGCCTCCGCGGCAAGTAGCGTGTTGACTTCAACTGCAATCCGCGCGGCCTTGGCCGCGAGGGACGGGGTGAGGCCGCGATTATTTTCGTTGAGTGCCTGACGCAGCGCGATGGTGACAGCCTCTTCACCCTGCTCGCGTCCGAGACTCGGAATCAGGCGGATCAGTGTCGGGGCATCGAGTAGAACATCGGGCGCGTGCTCCCTCAGCCGTCCCCAGATCCGGCTCGCAACCGCGTCGGCACCCCGGCGCATTTCCTCTTCGATCAGACGCACCACGGCGGGTGCCGCCTTCTTGGTTTGCTGGAGTTCGATCGCCACGTCCCAGTACGCCATCACGACGTCTCGGTTTCGGGCGCTGCGCTCTACTTCAGCTTCGAGCATGAAGAAGGCGCGGTCTGTGTCACCGCTTGCCCTGAGCGCGAGGGCACGTTTGAGATCGAAGTGTGCGGCCTTGCGCGGCATGCTTCCGGAGGCGCCCTGGGTAGCGGGCGCGTCGCTCTTTTCGAGACCCAGCGCAGCGATCAGCAGTGCCAGCCCGCCACCGATGACTGCACCGGCCGCGTGTGCTGAATATCCGACTGCATTGTCTATTCCACGCGGTAGCGCGCCCTGGCCGATCACCCAGAGCGAAGCTTCGTACACCAGCCAGACGCCGCCGAGTGCCCACGCGGGTGCGCTCAGATTCGTCTTGACCCAGGGTGAGAGCCATTGCAGAAAAACGACGGGTTCATCTTTTTGACGAATCAACACTGCCGCCACGAGCCCGGCGATCAGCGCCGATCCCCCGGCGAGCGCCCGATTGCTGTCGGGATGGCAGAGCATGTAGGCACCCGCGCTCGCGAGCACGATGAGCGAGGTGTTCACGGCCAGAAGCAGGGGTCCCCAGCGCTTCTCGAGCAAAGGGGCCACCAGCATCAGTAGGATCACGCTGGCGATCAGGTGCAAGATTCCATCGTGAATGAGAACGTGCGCTGTCAGTCCAACTGCGGTTCCATCCGCGGGAATCAGCCCGAGCCGACGAAAGGGATGCTGGTTCAAGGTAGAGATTGCGGTTTCTACAATGCCGTCAAAGGTAGACTGCGCCAGTTCGACTTGGCTGCGATCCGACTTCTTCCGCATGAATTCGAGCAGGGAGTCGTTCTCGAAATGGGGATTGACGGCGCGCACCACCCTCATCTGGTCATCGCTGACCGCGATGGTCGGGTCGCGCGCGACCATGCGTGCGGCCTGGAAGTGGGCTTCGCGAGATTCGCGCAGCAGGGGCCCGTAGTTGAACTGAACCACCAGACCCACGACGAGCCAAATCGTCGCGATGCCTGCGCTCAACAGCGGTAGTGAATCCTCTTTCGGAAGCGCTTTTTGCAGCTTCGCCATACAGCTCCCCGTCGTTCGACTCGTGCCGAGCTTTTATATCGACCACCCGAGCCTTGAATTTCAGTTTCGCGCGGTCAGATCGCGAATCGGGCACGCGAATTGTCGAATACGGCGCTGGAGCATTCCCATGGTGCTGAGATATTGCCGCACACCTGCAACTTGACTGCTTGTTGGGGATAGACCGATGCCCTCTCGACCCGCGCTACTGGATCCCCAACCTCTTCATCTTCTTGTAGATGACTGCATTGCCGAGTAATCCAAGAGTGACTGATTTCACTGCAGGTGTGGAAGTTCGGGTGGTTCCGATCTTCGTGTACCGGATTCGGATCTGCATGCTCGACAGAAGCTCATGCTGCGTCTTACGGCTTAGTTCTGTCCATGAGACAAAGACATCCGCAAGAGCTTCGATTGCGTCTGTGTCGATTTCTAGTGGCCTCTCCGTTCGATTCTGAAGGGATCTCAGTGCTGCAATCTCACCGTCGATTCCAGAGACTCGCTTCGTGAGATCGGCGATCTCGATTGCACCGGCTTGATAGGCGTCCATGACCCGTCGTCTCTGGTTTGAAAGCTCAGCAATTTGACGCTCGGTCTCACGAGCATCTGGGCTCGCTACTTGGCTCTCGGATCGTTGTCCCTGTTCGATCAGTTGAAGGAGCGTCTCTGGATCACCGAGACAACGCTCCAAAACTGCGCCAACTGCGGCCTCGACTTTGTCCCTTGTCATCTGTCCAGTCGAGCAATATTCCCGTTTGCCGTTCACCAGGTCACGGTAATTACATCGATAGACCCAAGTGTTTTGGCGATGGTCGAACTGTGAATTGATTGGCTTTCCGCATTCTGCGCAGTCCAGGAACCCTTGGTAAGCGAGGGGGCGGTCTGCAAGTTTAGGAAGTTTCGGGCGAGCCCCCCGGATCTCAGTCAGCCGTTGCTGGACCTTTTCAAAATCATCTGGGGTGACTAGAGGTGTCTCGAAAGCCGTGTGCTCATAGCAATCTTCGGGGTCCCGGGGGACCGAGCGTCCGCCTCCCAGCCAACGCCGATCTACGCGGTAGACACCCATATAGAGGGGCTGGCGAAGAACACTTGCGACCGAATCGGAGCCCTTGAGGCCCACCTGCCGAGCAATCTCTGCAAAGTTGGTTTCACCAGAGAGGAAGATCTCAAATATCCTTCGGACTCGGTCGGCTTCCGGGTAGATGTACTTCCACTGCTTCTCTTTATGGTCAAATTCGACGCCGCGGGGCACTCCCACATTCCCGGCCTCAGCCTTCCAGCCTTTTTCTCTACGTTTTCGCTCTCGGCCTGCGCTTGTTCGGCGGATGATGTTCTTGCGCTCGGCAGCAGAGATTTCTGTGTTGATGACGCTGAGAAGTGCGTCGGAATCATTGCGTAGGTTGTAGACGCCTTGGGGCGTGTATAAAGTCGTCTTCGAATCGATGAAGGAGTCCAGAATCTCGTAATCACCGAATCGACCCCGGCGAAACAGGCGATCGAAGGCGCTGAGTACCACCCCGTCGATACTAGGTTCGCGCAGGCGACTTAGAAGGGCTGTGAATCGTGGATCGGCGAGGACTGCCGTTCCCGAAACGCCATCAAGTTCCACCGTCTGGACAATCGTAAGGCCGTGCAATTCGGCTAGTCGCCGACAGTCATCTCGTTGGACAGGGAGTCCCTCTTTGCCCTCAGCTGCTTGACTGGCACTGCTCACTCGGAGCAATGCG is a window of Myxococcales bacterium DNA encoding:
- a CDS encoding rhomboid family intramembrane serine protease; amino-acid sequence: MAKLQKALPKEDSLPLLSAGIATIWLVVGLVVQFNYGPLLRESREAHFQAARMVARDPTIAVSDDQMRVVRAVNPHFENDSLLEFMRKKSDRSQVELAQSTFDGIVETAISTLNQHPFRRLGLIPADGTAVGLTAHVLIHDGILHLIASVILLMLVAPLLEKRWGPLLLAVNTSLIVLASAGAYMLCHPDSNRALAGGSALIAGLVAAVLIRQKDEPVVFLQWLSPWVKTNLSAPAWALGGVWLVYEASLWVIGQGALPRGIDNAVGYSAHAAGAVIGGGLALLIAALGLEKSDAPATQGASGSMPRKAAHFDLKRALALRASGDTDRAFFMLEAEVERSARNRDVVMAYWDVAIELQQTKKAAPAVVRLIEEEMRRGADAVASRIWGRLREHAPDVLLDAPTLIRLIPSLGREQGEEAVTIALRQALNENNRGLTPSLAAKAARIAVEVNTLLAAEAAKRALSAKNLDDKTRAEMKMLAEALAPNRPESAYSQTSGTKPQASAFFEETDRSAFGEATDLSEMAREDFPDGAITQAVPDSVTAEGFAVVIEGVGRSVIAFSRMRALAVVAVHGLGPKPVVLLDILIDGGGDDHPLTLLRMRCDRFDPRILAPEATSQQLAMRSIVQNLAEQGVQVLADITAQTTDAKPLFESIDAYHDKVIRPTAQRFA
- a CDS encoding recombinase family protein, encoding MIEKNVIALLRVSSASQAAEGKEGLPVQRDDCRRLAELHGLTIVQTVELDGVSGTAVLADPRFTALLSRLREPSIDGVVLSAFDRLFRRGRFGDYEILDSFIDSKTTLYTPQGVYNLRNDSDALLSVINTEISAAERKNIIRRTSAGRERKRREKGWKAEAGNVGVPRGVEFDHKEKQWKYIYPEADRVRRIFEIFLSGETNFAEIARQVGLKGSDSVASVLRQPLYMGVYRVDRRWLGGGRSVPRDPEDCYEHTAFETPLVTPDDFEKVQQRLTEIRGARPKLPKLADRPLAYQGFLDCAECGKPINSQFDHRQNTWVYRCNYRDLVNGKREYCSTGQMTRDKVEAAVGAVLERCLGDPETLLQLIEQGQRSESQVASPDARETERQIAELSNQRRRVMDAYQAGAIEIADLTKRVSGIDGEIAALRSLQNRTERPLEIDTDAIEALADVFVSWTELSRKTQHELLSSMQIRIRYTKIGTTRTSTPAVKSVTLGLLGNAVIYKKMKRLGIQ